From a single Kingella potus genomic region:
- a CDS encoding ComEA family DNA-binding protein gives MNLKKSLFGLLAYAAAALVSAAVNINTATAEELKALPGIGQAKAQAIVDYRKENGAFKSVDDLKKVKGIGDGILGKLKDQATVGAAPAAKPAKPAQAAVPAAKKP, from the coding sequence ATGAATCTGAAAAAATCTTTGTTCGGTCTTTTGGCGTATGCCGCAGCGGCTTTGGTTTCGGCTGCAGTCAACATCAATACGGCCACAGCGGAGGAGTTGAAGGCCCTGCCGGGTATCGGTCAGGCGAAGGCGCAGGCGATTGTGGATTACCGTAAGGAAAACGGTGCGTTCAAATCGGTGGACGATTTGAAAAAGGTCAAAGGAATAGGCGACGGTATTTTGGGCAAATTGAAGGATCAGGCAACGGTTGGTGCGGCTCCCGCCGCCAAACCGGCAAAACCGGCACAGGCCGCCGTCCCGGCCGCCAAAAAACCGTAA